One Sanguibacter sp. HDW7 DNA window includes the following coding sequences:
- a CDS encoding HGxxPAAW family protein, protein MADNNSSGASEHLYLPPAPPNDNHGHTTASWTLVVLVLLGVLVAAGGVLVSKPAIFWVGLGVIALGIVVGKVLQVLGHGQKSEIERARA, encoded by the coding sequence ATGGCTGACAACAACTCGTCGGGTGCCTCCGAGCACCTGTACCTCCCCCCGGCGCCGCCGAACGACAACCACGGCCACACGACCGCGTCGTGGACCCTCGTCGTGCTCGTGCTCCTCGGCGTCCTCGTCGCGGCCGGCGGCGTCCTCGTCTCCAAGCCCGCGATCTTCTGGGTCGGTCTCGGCGTCATCGCGCTCGGCATCGTCGTCGGCAAGGTGCTCCAGGTCCTCGGCCACGGTCAGAAGTCCGAGATCGAGCGGGCTCGCGCGTGA